TTCCTCGCCGTCATGCCGAGTCACCGGCGAGGGTGCATTAGTCGGATTCACCCTGGTCGCCAGCACTTCAATATGCTGGTCCGGCAATTCCGCGGTGAGCACCCGATGTTCCCGCTCGCCCATGACAACGCGAGCGGCCCGAGGATCGTCCCGCCGGGAAACCGCGTACTCCGCCCGGCTCCGCTTGCCCGCGGAGCCCAGCAACTCGACCGCATCCACCTCAAGCGCACCCGCGATCGCGAACAACGAGGTCAGCGAAATCGAGTTGACCCCGCGCTCGGCCAACGAAAGAAACCCCGGCGAAAGCCCGCAACGCTCCGCCAGCTCCCGCAACGTCATGCCAAGCGAAGACCGGACCCGCTTGATCTCCGCCCCCACCCGTACAGCAGGATCGCTCTCGACCACAGCCCCGGCCCTCCTTCCGTCCCCCGAAGTTTAGCTACACAAAACAAGCCCAGTCAATACTAAACAATAGCAGCAAACCAAGAATTTCCCTTGCCTCACAAGCAATCCCGCCACCGATGCACCCAACCATCGAGGCACCCAGCCCCTCCCCCACACCCCGATACGAAGCCGGAATGCGGTCCGGGGGTGCTTGTCAAGGCATCTTTCCCGCCTTGACAAGCACCCCCGGACCGTCAGCACAATCAACCTTCGGGGTGCCCACGCAACCAGACGCGGCAATGTCGCCGCCAGGCGACGAGCCGCCCCTACCCCCCAGCAGCCTCGGCAGCGACGACCTCCTCCGCATCCTCAAGCCGCGCCGCCAGATTGGCCCGAGCCGCCTCCACCTCCCCAGCCACCAGCAGCTCCGCGAACTCCCGATGCACCGCCAGCCGCTCCTTCAAATTCTCCCGGACCAACGCCTCTTGCTGCTCCGTAGCGGTGATCACCAACCGCAGCTTCTCCATCAAATGCCGATGCGCGGTAGTCAAATGCCGCGACCCGAGCAGCTCCACGACCTCGACGTGACACCGGATATCCGCCTGCACGAACCCGGTCACGTCATGCGCGTGGACAGTCTTCTCCAACTCCCGCACCGCATCGGCAACCCGCTCCAGCTGCTCGGCCGAAGCGTGCGCGGCCGCCTCGACCCCGCCCAGTTCCAGGAACCGCCGAGCCCGGTAAATGTCCCGCACGTCCTCCGGACTGAGCGTCGTCACCTGAAGCACGCGCGTAGTCGGGTGCCGGGTCAGCAAACCGTCCATCAGCAAGGTATTGAGCGCCTGCCGGATCGTCGCGCGGGAAGCCCCGAGGTCCTCGGCGACCGCGTCCTCGGTCACCGGCGTGCCCGGGCTCAGCTCCCCGCTGAGAATGCGCTCGCGCAAAATCGCCACGCTCTTCTCGGCGACTGTCTCCCGCTGAATTCGGCCCATACCCCCCGGTTCCCTTCTCGAACAATCCTGGATTCGATCCTACTGCTCGCCCGGCCGGCGAGGCGGCCGCGCACGGGCGCGCCGAGCGTCGGGAGCAAGGAGCCGGTCCGGCCGGAACTCCGCGAGCAGGTCCTGGTCCACGCCGTCGTACACCTCCTTGGCGACCAGATCGCCCAGCAACGGGGCGAGGGTGACCCCGCTGTGCGTCGCGACCACGTACAGCCACGGCAGCGTGGGCACCGGGCCGGCGACCGTGAGCCCGTCCGCCGGAAGCGCCCGCTGCCCGACCCGCAGCTCCGAAATCGTCGCGGCCCGGGTATGCCGCAGGACGCTCGCGAGCCGGTCGAGCAGTTCCTCCGCCAGCGGCGAATCCGTTCCCGGCACCGCCCTCGGATCCGCGGTCCGGTCGAGGTCGAGCGCCTGCAGCTGCAACCGGCCCGCCCCGTCCGGCCGGACGTTGAGCCGGGACGTCGTCAGCAGCCCGGGCAGCGCGACCGGCACCGGGCTGGTCACCGAGAGGTAGCCGACCGTCGCGTCCCCGGGATGGGTGAACGTTTCCATCGCCAGCGGAAGGTCCGCCTGCGCCAGCAGCTCCCCGGTCCACCGCCCGACGCAGCTGACCACCCGGTCGCAGCCGAGCGCCGTGCCGTCGGCGAGCCGCAGCACCGGCCGTCCGGCGTCGACGTCGAAGTCCTTGACCCGCGCCCCGCTGACCACCTGCACGCCCAGCTCCTCGGCCGTCGTGAGCAGGTGGGCGAGGTAGAGCTGCGGGTAGCAGTGCGCCTCGCTCGGGAAGTAGGCGAGCGGGCCGGCGTCGAGTGGCAAGAGCAGGTCCGGAACGAGCTGCCGCGCGCGTTCCGGAGTCACCTCCTCGACGGCATATCCGTGCCCGCGCAGCCGCGCCATCCGTTGTTCCAGCTCGGCGGCGTGCGCCGGGTCGGTCGCGACTTCGAGGTGGCCGCCGGTGCCGAGCCAGCCGCCGCCGGTGGCCTCGGCGAGGCGGCGATGCGCCTCCATGCCGGCGAGGTTGAGGTCGTAGTAGGCCTGGGGTTCCTTCTTGTTCGCGTTGACCCAGGCGTAGCTG
The nucleotide sequence above comes from Amycolatopsis sp. AA4. Encoded proteins:
- a CDS encoding helix-turn-helix domain-containing protein, with product MVESDPAVRVGAEIKRVRSSLGMTLRELAERCGLSPGFLSLAERGVNSISLTSLFAIAGALEVDAVELLGSAGKRSRAEYAVSRRDDPRAARVVMGEREHRVLTAELPDQHIEVLATRVNPTNAPSPVTRHDGEEFCYVVSGELTFLMPDESVVLAAGDAIHFKSSTPHAVHNQGDVVAEVLWTVDRPLLRRPGISR
- a CDS encoding GntR family transcriptional regulator produces the protein MGRIQRETVAEKSVAILRERILSGELSPGTPVTEDAVAEDLGASRATIRQALNTLLMDGLLTRHPTTRVLQVTTLSPEDVRDIYRARRFLELGGVEAAAHASAEQLERVADAVRELEKTVHAHDVTGFVQADIRCHVEVVELLGSRHLTTAHRHLMEKLRLVITATEQQEALVRENLKERLAVHREFAELLVAGEVEAARANLAARLEDAEEVVAAEAAGG
- a CDS encoding FAD-binding oxidoreductase; the protein is MQIVVIGAGVLGLSAAAALARRGARVTVVDQHVPGAGTSSTSYAWVNANKKEPQAYYDLNLAGMEAHRRLAEATGGGWLGTGGHLEVATDPAHAAELEQRMARLRGHGYAVEEVTPERARQLVPDLLLPLDAGPLAYFPSEAHCYPQLYLAHLLTTAEELGVQVVSGARVKDFDVDAGRPVLRLADGTALGCDRVVSCVGRWTGELLAQADLPLAMETFTHPGDATVGYLSVTSPVPVALPGLLTTSRLNVRPDGAGRLQLQALDLDRTADPRAVPGTDSPLAEELLDRLASVLRHTRAATISELRVGQRALPADGLTVAGPVPTLPWLYVVATHSGVTLAPLLGDLVAKEVYDGVDQDLLAEFRPDRLLAPDARRARARPPRRPGEQ